The Phycisphaerae bacterium genome includes a region encoding these proteins:
- a CDS encoding glycyl-radical enzyme activating protein codes for MTASAPKGIVLNIQHFSTHDGPGMRTTVFLKGCSLRCKWCSNPESIHPKSELAYNLGKCIGKDQCGFCLKECPESAIFVVDPNIQVQINWDLCTNCGKCVPVCPPQALYLFGQEMTVDEVLDEVERDSSFYRESGGGITLSGGECLLQADFAAGLLAGAHERGINTAIETAFNVPWPHVEKVLPHVDVVLHDHKLTIPERHKKWTGVDNKRILENIKRAYETFLDKTFIARTPLIPGVNDDEEHIRAVLAFIKPYKNVVDYELLPYMRFGESKYGFLGRVYEMQDFDPPTPESLARLRAIIDEAFGRRAAAR; via the coding sequence ATGACGGCATCGGCTCCGAAGGGCATCGTTCTGAACATCCAGCATTTCTCGACGCACGACGGCCCCGGAATGCGGACCACCGTATTCCTCAAGGGTTGCTCGTTACGGTGCAAGTGGTGCAGCAATCCCGAGAGCATCCATCCCAAATCCGAACTGGCCTACAACCTCGGCAAGTGCATCGGGAAGGACCAGTGCGGCTTCTGTCTCAAGGAATGCCCGGAGTCCGCCATCTTTGTGGTCGATCCCAACATCCAGGTGCAGATCAACTGGGATCTCTGCACGAACTGCGGCAAGTGCGTGCCGGTCTGCCCGCCTCAGGCGCTCTACCTCTTCGGCCAAGAGATGACCGTGGATGAGGTGCTCGACGAGGTCGAGCGGGACAGCAGCTTCTACCGCGAATCCGGCGGCGGCATCACGCTCAGCGGCGGCGAGTGCCTGCTCCAGGCGGACTTCGCCGCGGGTTTGTTGGCCGGCGCCCACGAGCGCGGCATCAACACGGCGATCGAGACTGCGTTCAACGTGCCGTGGCCACATGTGGAGAAAGTGCTGCCGCACGTGGATGTCGTCCTCCACGACCACAAGCTGACCATCCCGGAGCGGCACAAGAAGTGGACGGGCGTGGACAACAAGCGCATTCTCGAGAACATCAAGCGGGCCTACGAGACGTTTCTGGACAAGACGTTCATCGCCCGGACTCCGCTCATCCCGGGTGTGAACGACGACGAAGAACACATCCGTGCCGTTCTGGCGTTCATCAAGCCCTACAAGAACGTGGTTGATTACGAACTGCTGCCCTATATGCGCTTCGGCGAGAGCAAGTACGGGTTTCTGGGCCGGGTGTATGAAATGCAGGATTTTGATCCTCCAACGCCCGAATCGCTTGCGCGGCTGCGGGC